A single Thermosynechococcus vestitus BP-1 DNA region contains:
- a CDS encoding AAA family ATPase: protein MREPLQRLRNHLGQVMVGKEAAIELLLVGLLAGGHVLLEDVPGVGKTLLAKALARSLAGTFQRIQATPDLLPTDLSGTNIWNPKTAEFEFRPGPVFCNILLADEINRATPRTQSALLEVMEEYQVTIDGVTYPLPQPFFVIATQNPVEYQGTFPLPEAQLDRFALCFSLGYPTEEEELQMLQRVQGGLDVNQLEPCLSLAEIQQLRQQVLQVRVDSVLQKYILALVRASRESDRITLGVSPRGTVMLQRTAQSLAFLNGRDYVLPDDVKQLAPHVLAHRLITAAGHSGRACVAELLEMVPVP, encoded by the coding sequence ATGCGTGAACCCCTACAGCGACTGCGAAATCACCTTGGACAGGTCATGGTGGGCAAAGAAGCGGCCATTGAGCTGCTGTTGGTGGGATTGCTGGCGGGGGGACACGTCTTGCTGGAGGATGTACCAGGGGTGGGAAAAACCCTCTTAGCTAAAGCCCTGGCGCGATCGCTGGCGGGCACCTTTCAGCGCATCCAAGCCACCCCCGATCTCCTACCCACGGACCTATCGGGCACCAATATCTGGAATCCCAAAACAGCGGAGTTTGAGTTTCGCCCAGGTCCTGTGTTCTGCAATATCCTGCTGGCGGATGAGATTAACCGTGCCACCCCGCGGACCCAATCGGCACTTCTAGAGGTCATGGAGGAGTACCAAGTCACCATTGATGGTGTCACCTATCCCCTGCCTCAGCCTTTTTTCGTCATTGCCACCCAAAACCCGGTGGAGTACCAAGGCACCTTTCCCCTGCCGGAGGCGCAGTTGGATCGTTTTGCCCTCTGTTTTAGTTTGGGCTACCCCACCGAGGAAGAGGAGCTACAAATGCTGCAACGGGTGCAGGGGGGCTTAGATGTCAACCAACTGGAACCTTGCCTAAGCTTGGCGGAGATTCAACAGTTGCGGCAGCAGGTGCTACAGGTGCGGGTGGATTCAGTCTTGCAAAAATACATTCTTGCCCTTGTGCGGGCCAGCCGCGAAAGCGATCGCATTACCTTGGGGGTCAGTCCTCGTGGTACTGTGATGCTTCAGCGCACGGCTCAGTCCTTGGCTTTCCTCAATGGCCGTGACTATGTCCTTCCCGATGATGTCAAGCAGTTGGCTCCCCACGTCTTGGCTCATCGTTTGATTACAGCAGCCGGGCACTCAGGGCGTGCCTGTGTGGCAGAATTGCTGGAGATGGTTCCGGTCCCCTAG
- a CDS encoding response regulator, whose translation MTTILMTQALQRQGEIWHNILSSQNMTVIWENLDADILAVLQGMAAAGVALPQLLLLDMGMTLTNPYRFCQVAQSRFPGIPVVITAGRDHQISAVERRWALRMGAVDLLPGIQESSLMATAVSHLTRVLEILDALPIQQDALMESLSRLTAPPPAPTPAAPPLLPLAAPPNTQYRGISTAADTAPLPKSEDMSQRRRRYRGSSY comes from the coding sequence ATGACAACGATACTCATGACACAGGCCCTCCAACGGCAGGGAGAAATTTGGCACAACATCCTCAGCAGTCAAAACATGACTGTCATTTGGGAAAACCTGGATGCTGACATCCTTGCTGTGCTACAGGGGATGGCAGCCGCTGGCGTCGCATTGCCCCAACTGCTCCTGTTGGATATGGGGATGACGCTCACCAATCCCTACCGCTTTTGTCAGGTGGCCCAGTCTCGTTTTCCGGGGATACCGGTGGTCATTACGGCGGGTCGGGATCACCAAATTAGTGCAGTAGAACGGCGCTGGGCCTTACGTATGGGGGCTGTGGATCTCTTGCCCGGCATCCAAGAGTCCAGTCTCATGGCTACAGCCGTTTCCCATCTGACTCGGGTGTTGGAGATTCTCGATGCCCTACCCATTCAGCAGGATGCCCTGATGGAGAGCCTGAGTCGCTTAACAGCACCGCCACCAGCCCCGACTCCAGCCGCACCGCCACTGCTCCCTCTGGCTGCCCCACCCAATACCCAGTATCGGGGCATTAGCACCGCTGCTGACACAGCTCCGCTACCCAAGAGTGAAGATATGAGCCAGCGCCGCCGTCGCTATCGCGGCTCCAGTTATTAA
- a CDS encoding aspartate carbamoyltransferase catalytic subunit — protein MTPTLTPPLQWQRRHVLSLQDFTVAELDIVLQTALSFQEVLNRRTKKVPTLQARVVANLFFESSTRTRNSFELAAKRLSADILNFSPGTSALNKGETILDTAKTLWAMGAEFMVIRHRQSGVPHTIAAEMDRLGGQVAVLNAGDGLHEHPSQALLDLFTLCQLYDPRQPRCALLQGKKIVIVGDIRHSRVARSNLYSLKTAGADVHLAGPPTLLPPEFADYGATLHWTLEPALADADIVMTLRLQRERMDQYLIPSLREYHQHFGMTHERLRLCRPDVRVLHPGPVNRGVELSSALLDDPQFSLVNQQVSSGVAVRMALLYLMGTYHGVKP, from the coding sequence ATGACCCCTACCCTCACGCCACCTCTGCAATGGCAGCGTCGCCACGTCCTCTCCCTCCAGGACTTTACAGTGGCGGAGCTAGATATTGTTTTGCAAACAGCCCTGAGCTTTCAGGAAGTCCTGAATCGTCGCACCAAAAAAGTCCCCACCCTCCAAGCGCGGGTTGTGGCCAATCTTTTCTTTGAAAGCTCGACGCGCACTCGCAATAGCTTTGAACTGGCGGCCAAACGTCTTTCTGCGGATATTCTCAACTTTTCTCCCGGCACCTCAGCCCTCAATAAAGGGGAAACCATCCTCGATACCGCTAAGACCCTGTGGGCGATGGGGGCAGAGTTCATGGTGATTCGCCATCGGCAGTCGGGCGTACCCCATACGATTGCTGCGGAAATGGACCGCCTTGGCGGCCAAGTGGCGGTTCTCAATGCCGGCGATGGCTTGCACGAGCATCCCTCCCAAGCGCTCCTGGATCTGTTTACCCTTTGCCAACTCTACGATCCGCGTCAGCCCCGCTGTGCCCTGTTGCAGGGGAAGAAAATTGTCATTGTTGGCGATATTCGCCATTCCCGCGTGGCGCGATCGAACCTCTATAGCCTCAAGACCGCTGGGGCCGATGTTCACTTGGCAGGGCCGCCCACCCTTTTGCCGCCAGAATTTGCAGACTATGGGGCAACCCTCCACTGGACACTGGAACCCGCCCTAGCCGATGCCGATATTGTTATGACCCTGCGCCTGCAACGGGAACGCATGGATCAGTACTTAATTCCCAGTTTGCGGGAATACCATCAACACTTTGGCATGACCCATGAGCGGCTGCGCCTGTGCCGACCCGATGTCCGAGTGTTGCATCCGGGACCTGTGAATCGGGGTGTGGAATTGAGTTCGGCCTTGCTGGACGATCCCCAGTTCAGCTTAGTCAATCAGCAGGTCAGCAGTGGGGTGGCAGTGCGGATGGCATTACTGTATTTGATGGGAACGTACCACGGAGTCAAGCCATGA
- a CDS encoding 2Fe-2S iron-sulfur cluster-binding protein translates to MIRVTFLPDQVSVEATAGEAWLSVAARAGVEIPTGCRMGSCGACTLELEDGQEIRACISTIAGDRDPAPLEDCPHITAYVFRDPTW, encoded by the coding sequence ATGATTAGAGTAACGTTTTTGCCGGATCAGGTGTCTGTGGAAGCGACAGCGGGTGAAGCTTGGCTGAGCGTCGCAGCCCGCGCGGGGGTAGAGATTCCCACGGGTTGTCGCATGGGCAGTTGCGGTGCCTGTACCCTCGAACTGGAGGACGGCCAGGAAATTCGCGCCTGTATCTCCACGATTGCGGGCGATCGCGACCCCGCCCCCTTAGAGGACTGCCCCCACATTACGGCTTATGTTTTTCGCGATCCCACCTGGTGA
- a CDS encoding chorismate lyase yields the protein MTVSLLPSTCSTPWHALDPIWQGDAVAIAQGLPHDLLAPAWQILILGDGSPTRHLQLLTGETTEVDVIDMSAIGHAGDRAPAQLQLIPGPRLRRQVWLRTASGQRLAYATSWWEAAHVDEYLQNRAMPIWTNLAQRKLELYRDIQAVYLGHSETLAAAFGEAGPFWGRHYLFWHDRRPITLIYEVFSPYLCRYLGPMGSTAYWANSALPFA from the coding sequence TTGACTGTTTCGCTGTTGCCCTCCACCTGCTCAACCCCTTGGCATGCCCTGGATCCCATTTGGCAGGGGGATGCGGTGGCGATCGCCCAAGGATTGCCCCATGATCTTTTAGCGCCGGCGTGGCAAATCCTGATTCTTGGGGATGGCTCCCCCACTCGCCACTTGCAACTGCTGACCGGCGAAACCACGGAAGTGGATGTGATTGATATGTCGGCCATTGGCCATGCCGGCGATCGCGCCCCAGCGCAACTGCAACTGATTCCCGGCCCACGGCTACGGCGTCAAGTGTGGCTACGAACAGCCTCGGGTCAACGCTTGGCCTATGCCACCTCCTGGTGGGAAGCCGCCCATGTGGATGAGTATTTGCAAAACCGTGCCATGCCCATTTGGACAAACCTCGCGCAGCGCAAGCTGGAGCTTTATCGGGACATTCAGGCGGTGTATCTAGGGCACTCTGAAACCTTGGCGGCGGCCTTTGGCGAAGCCGGACCGTTTTGGGGACGCCACTACCTCTTTTGGCACGATCGCCGCCCCATTACCCTCATCTATGAAGTTTTTTCTCCCTACCTCTGCCGTTACCTTGGCCCGATGGGAAGTACAGCCTATTGGGCAAATTCAGCCCTCCCCTTCGCCTAA
- the pds gene encoding 15-cis-phytoene desaturase, producing MRVAIAGGGLAGLACAKYLVDAGHTPIVFERANVLGGLVAAWQDADGDWVETGLHAFFGAYPNMLQLLEELGISDRLQWKRHALIFNQPEKPGVLSWFDVPDIPAPFNVLLSILRNNDMLTWEQKLRFALGLWPAIVRGQKYVEAMDQYTLLEWLRRQGIDERVNSDIFIAASKALTFLNPDEVSATIPLTAMNRFLRERYGSKIAFLDGAPPERLCQPIVDYVTARGGEVHTNVALREIVLKEDLSVQSFVMADREGQRRFEVTADAYVSAMSVDAIKLLLPKPWQDLPFFQKLNGLEGVPVINVQIWFDRKLPTVDHLLFSRSPLLSVYADMSETCRGYADPDKSMLELVLAPAAEWIGRSDEDIIEATLAELAKLFPNHLPEPAKVLKTAVVKTPRSVYKATPGRQAFRPHQATPIPNFFLSGSYTLQPYLGSMEGAVLSGKLTAQAIAKRLAESNAPQPPQPSTPTVANAATA from the coding sequence ATGCGAGTTGCAATTGCCGGTGGTGGCCTAGCGGGCTTAGCCTGTGCCAAGTATCTAGTGGATGCAGGACATACCCCCATTGTGTTTGAGCGTGCCAATGTTCTTGGTGGCTTGGTCGCGGCATGGCAGGATGCCGATGGCGATTGGGTGGAAACGGGCCTGCACGCCTTCTTTGGCGCCTACCCCAATATGCTGCAACTCCTAGAGGAATTGGGGATTAGCGATCGCCTGCAATGGAAACGCCATGCCCTGATTTTTAACCAACCGGAAAAGCCAGGGGTGCTCTCGTGGTTTGATGTCCCGGATATTCCTGCCCCTTTTAATGTGCTGCTCTCCATTTTGCGCAACAACGATATGCTGACGTGGGAGCAAAAGTTGCGCTTTGCCTTGGGGCTGTGGCCAGCGATTGTGCGCGGCCAAAAATACGTCGAGGCCATGGATCAGTATACCCTTCTAGAGTGGCTACGCCGCCAAGGGATCGATGAGCGGGTAAACTCCGATATTTTTATTGCCGCTTCCAAGGCACTCACCTTCCTGAACCCCGATGAAGTCTCGGCCACGATTCCCCTGACGGCCATGAACCGCTTCCTGCGGGAGCGCTATGGCTCAAAAATTGCTTTCTTGGATGGGGCACCCCCAGAACGGCTGTGTCAGCCCATTGTGGATTACGTGACAGCGCGGGGCGGTGAAGTCCATACCAATGTTGCCCTGCGGGAAATTGTTCTCAAGGAAGACCTTTCAGTGCAAAGTTTTGTGATGGCCGATCGCGAGGGACAACGGCGCTTTGAAGTGACTGCCGATGCCTACGTGTCGGCAATGTCTGTGGATGCGATTAAACTGTTGCTGCCGAAGCCGTGGCAAGACCTGCCCTTTTTCCAGAAGCTCAATGGCCTCGAAGGCGTCCCTGTCATTAACGTCCAAATCTGGTTTGATCGCAAATTGCCCACGGTGGATCACCTGCTCTTCTCGCGATCGCCCCTGCTGAGTGTGTATGCCGATATGAGCGAAACCTGCAGGGGCTATGCCGATCCCGACAAGTCAATGCTAGAGCTGGTCTTGGCGCCTGCGGCGGAGTGGATTGGGCGTAGTGATGAGGACATTATTGAGGCCACCCTTGCGGAACTGGCCAAGCTCTTCCCCAATCACCTACCAGAACCTGCTAAAGTGCTGAAAACAGCGGTGGTCAAAACCCCCCGCTCAGTCTATAAAGCCACCCCCGGTCGCCAAGCCTTTCGCCCCCATCAGGCTACGCCCATTCCTAACTTCTTCCTATCGGGGAGCTACACCCTGCAGCCTTACCTAGGGAGTATGGAAGGGGCTGTACTTTCTGGTAAGCTGACAGCGCAGGCGATCGCGAAGCGGCTCGCAGAGAGCAACGCCCCACAGCCCCCCCAACCCTCTACTCCGACTGTCGCCAATGCTGCAACTGCCTAG
- a CDS encoding phosphoribosyltransferase, which produces MADLYVDWQEYHRTIEQLAIAIHESGWQFNQILCLARGGLRVGDILSRLFNQPLAILAVSSYGGVNHQERGRITFARDLTMTTATLGSHVLLVDDLVDSGLSLQKTLRWLEVKYGFAVEEVRTAVLWYKAASCIRPDYYVHYLPDNPWIHQPFERYEQLTAADLAQTLTPCP; this is translated from the coding sequence ATGGCAGATTTGTACGTGGATTGGCAAGAGTATCATCGCACGATTGAACAGTTGGCGATCGCCATCCATGAATCAGGATGGCAGTTCAATCAAATCCTCTGCCTGGCTAGGGGCGGCCTGCGGGTGGGGGATATTCTCAGCCGCCTCTTTAATCAGCCCCTGGCAATTCTGGCGGTGTCCTCCTATGGCGGTGTCAATCATCAAGAGCGCGGTCGCATTACCTTTGCGCGGGACTTAACGATGACCACCGCGACCTTGGGCAGCCATGTCCTTTTGGTGGATGATTTGGTGGACTCTGGTCTTTCATTGCAAAAAACCCTGCGCTGGCTGGAGGTTAAATATGGTTTTGCAGTGGAGGAAGTGCGCACCGCTGTCCTCTGGTACAAAGCGGCCTCTTGCATTCGTCCGGACTACTACGTTCATTACCTGCCCGACAATCCGTGGATCCATCAGCCCTTTGAACGCTACGAACAACTGACAGCCGCTGATCTTGCTCAAACCCTCACCCCCTGTCCATGA
- a CDS encoding UDP-N-acetylmuramoyl-tripeptide--D-alanyl-D-alanine ligase, whose protein sequence is MQPHWRGKIVNTTLGAIAQALGLDTTHPNLPITGICTDSRQIAAGNLFVALRGETFDGHQFVDQAAAAGAIALMVEAPLSSDLPQLQVANTLSAYQRLGQWWRQQCPAKVIAVTGSVGKTTTKEMIAAVLSHYGAVLKTEANFNNEIGVPKTLLQLEPHHQFAVIEMGMRARGEIALLSQIAQPDVAVITNVGTAHIGRLGSREAIAQAKCELLAEMPPGGTAVLNADSPLLLPTVAQVWSGRTITYGLEGGTLRGIYQPPQTLHVGGRTYTVPLAGAHHALNFLAALGVLQALDVESDRLPVQLTLELPSGRGGRYRLEPDILLLDETYNAGLESMVAALHLLRSLPGQRHLAVLGPMRELGAFSLSFHEQVGATVAQLDLDGLFILDQGEEGAALAQGAGQIPTQQFGSHEELVEYLLRELQAGDRLLFKASHAVALDRVVNQLRQRWPKLQSG, encoded by the coding sequence ATGCAGCCACATTGGCGGGGCAAAATCGTGAACACCACCCTAGGGGCGATCGCCCAAGCTTTGGGGTTAGATACGACGCATCCAAATCTGCCCATCACAGGAATTTGCACCGACTCCCGTCAAATCGCCGCCGGCAACCTGTTTGTTGCCCTGCGGGGGGAAACCTTTGATGGCCATCAATTTGTCGATCAGGCCGCCGCCGCTGGAGCGATCGCCCTGATGGTTGAAGCACCGCTGTCTTCTGATCTTCCCCAACTGCAGGTCGCCAATACCCTGAGTGCCTATCAACGGTTGGGACAGTGGTGGCGGCAGCAATGTCCAGCCAAAGTCATTGCCGTCACTGGCTCCGTGGGCAAAACCACCACCAAGGAAATGATTGCCGCTGTCCTCAGTCACTATGGCGCGGTCCTCAAAACCGAAGCCAACTTCAACAACGAGATTGGCGTGCCCAAAACACTTTTACAACTGGAACCCCACCACCAATTTGCGGTGATTGAAATGGGCATGCGTGCTCGCGGTGAAATTGCCCTGTTGAGCCAGATTGCCCAACCGGATGTTGCGGTGATTACCAATGTTGGGACTGCCCATATTGGCCGCCTTGGTTCCCGGGAAGCCATTGCCCAAGCCAAATGCGAACTTCTTGCTGAAATGCCCCCAGGGGGAACAGCAGTGCTCAATGCCGATAGTCCCCTACTTTTGCCGACAGTGGCGCAGGTCTGGTCAGGGCGCACCATCACCTATGGCCTTGAGGGGGGCACCCTACGGGGAATTTACCAACCGCCCCAAACCCTCCATGTGGGTGGACGCACCTACACCGTTCCCCTTGCGGGGGCACACCATGCCCTGAACTTTCTGGCTGCCCTTGGCGTGCTGCAGGCCTTGGACGTCGAGAGCGATCGCCTGCCTGTACAGTTGACCCTAGAATTGCCCAGTGGTCGCGGTGGTCGCTATCGCCTCGAACCAGATATTCTGCTCCTAGATGAAACCTACAATGCGGGCCTGGAATCGATGGTGGCGGCTTTGCACCTGTTGCGATCGCTCCCCGGTCAGCGCCATCTGGCGGTTCTTGGCCCGATGCGGGAATTAGGCGCCTTTTCTCTCTCCTTCCATGAGCAGGTGGGGGCAACTGTGGCCCAACTGGACCTCGATGGGCTCTTCATCCTCGATCAAGGTGAGGAAGGGGCAGCCCTGGCGCAGGGGGCAGGGCAGATTCCCACTCAACAATTTGGTTCCCATGAAGAATTGGTGGAGTACCTATTGCGGGAGTTGCAAGCGGGCGATCGCCTCCTCTTTAAGGCCTCCCATGCCGTTGCCCTTGATCGAGTGGTCAATCAACTGCGGCAGCGCTGGCCAAAACTGCAGTCGGGTTGA
- a CDS encoding bifunctional riboflavin kinase/FAD synthetase encodes MQTPTAIALGNFDGVHRGHQEVIRTLLKAAPPDCYPSVMTFSPHPQAFFTGEERLLLTPEAEKRALLHQCGIAQVIVLPFTQALAQLSPLEFVEQILVQQLQAKVLSVGFNFGFGRGRSGTAEDLRSLCAPFGIVVHIVPPYCRGSDRVSSSAVRAALAAGEVALARELLGRAYTLTGTVTQGEQLGRQLGFPTANLVLPREKLLPRYGVYACRVSGPALPREHLGVVNIGVRPTVGGQEVRTEVHLLHWQGNLYNQEITLHLEAFIRPELTLPSLAALRAQIAADCQVAVDLLERVVSYA; translated from the coding sequence TTGCAAACTCCGACGGCGATCGCCCTGGGCAACTTTGATGGTGTCCATCGAGGGCATCAAGAGGTCATCCGTACTCTTCTTAAAGCAGCGCCTCCCGACTGTTACCCTTCAGTGATGACATTTTCGCCCCATCCCCAAGCATTTTTTACGGGAGAAGAGCGACTGCTGCTGACCCCAGAGGCTGAAAAACGTGCCCTTTTGCACCAGTGTGGCATTGCACAGGTGATTGTCCTGCCCTTTACCCAGGCCCTGGCCCAACTCTCGCCTTTAGAGTTTGTTGAGCAGATTTTGGTACAGCAGTTGCAGGCCAAGGTGTTGAGTGTTGGTTTTAATTTTGGCTTTGGGCGGGGGCGATCGGGAACCGCAGAGGATTTGCGCAGTCTCTGTGCTCCCTTTGGCATTGTGGTGCATATTGTGCCTCCCTATTGTCGGGGGAGCGATCGCGTGAGTAGTTCCGCAGTACGAGCCGCCCTTGCCGCAGGAGAGGTGGCCTTGGCACGGGAGCTGCTGGGACGCGCCTATACCTTAACAGGCACGGTAACTCAAGGGGAACAGTTGGGCCGTCAGTTGGGATTTCCTACGGCCAATTTAGTCCTCCCTCGCGAAAAATTATTGCCTCGCTACGGCGTCTATGCCTGCCGTGTCAGCGGGCCAGCTCTCCCCAGGGAGCACTTGGGGGTAGTGAATATCGGCGTGCGACCCACAGTGGGGGGGCAGGAGGTCAGGACGGAAGTGCACCTATTGCACTGGCAGGGGAATCTCTACAACCAAGAGATCACGCTCCACCTGGAGGCATTTATTCGTCCTGAGTTAACACTGCCCAGTTTGGCTGCCCTACGGGCGCAAATTGCCGCCGATTGCCAAGTAGCGGTTGATCTCCTAGAACGAGTCGTCTCCTATGCGTGA
- a CDS encoding phytoene synthase, translating into MLQLPRAEYVPPLVSLDEAYELCRQVTATYAKTFYLGTLLMPPAKRRAIWAIYVWCRRTDELVDGPQAATTTLATLDEWEARLEDIFSGRPHDAMDLALTATLEHYPLNIQPFRDMIAGQRMDLRRSRYETFAELELYCYRVAGTVGLMSLEVMGGDPYSDRLCAPWVDPYQAKGTLKDQAIALGIANQLTNILRDVGEDMRRGRIYLPLEDLAAFNYTEEDLQRGVIDDRWRALMRFQIQRARQFYREAEVGVAYLERDARWPVWSALMLYRQILDVIEANDYDVFNRRAFVSDWRKLLFIPVSWLKASF; encoded by the coding sequence ATGCTGCAACTGCCTAGAGCCGAGTACGTCCCTCCCCTGGTTTCCCTCGACGAAGCCTACGAGCTGTGTCGTCAGGTAACTGCCACCTACGCCAAGACCTTTTACCTCGGCACGCTGTTGATGCCCCCTGCGAAGCGCCGCGCCATTTGGGCGATTTACGTTTGGTGTCGGCGCACCGATGAACTGGTGGATGGCCCGCAAGCAGCAACGACAACACTGGCCACCCTCGATGAATGGGAAGCTCGCCTTGAGGATATTTTTAGCGGCCGTCCCCATGATGCTATGGACTTGGCCTTGACGGCGACGCTGGAACACTATCCCCTCAACATCCAACCCTTTCGGGACATGATTGCTGGGCAGCGGATGGACTTGCGCCGCAGTCGCTATGAAACTTTTGCCGAGTTGGAACTCTATTGCTATCGCGTGGCGGGTACCGTTGGCTTGATGTCCCTTGAGGTCATGGGAGGAGACCCCTATAGCGATCGCCTCTGTGCCCCTTGGGTGGATCCCTATCAGGCCAAAGGGACCCTCAAGGATCAGGCCATTGCCCTTGGCATTGCCAATCAACTCACGAATATCCTGCGGGATGTGGGTGAAGATATGCGGCGGGGGCGTATCTATCTGCCCCTAGAGGACTTGGCTGCCTTTAACTACACTGAAGAAGACCTACAGCGCGGAGTGATTGACGATCGCTGGCGGGCACTCATGCGCTTTCAAATTCAGCGGGCACGGCAATTTTATCGAGAAGCAGAAGTGGGGGTTGCCTACCTTGAGCGGGATGCCCGTTGGCCTGTGTGGTCAGCGCTGATGCTCTATCGCCAGATTCTTGATGTCATCGAAGCTAACGATTACGATGTCTTTAATCGGCGCGCCTTTGTTTCCGACTGGCGCAAGCTGCTTTTTATTCCCGTTTCTTGGCTCAAGGCCAGCTTCTAG